The DNA window ACTTGGCGATCCCGAGGTGCTTGACGCTGTAGGCGACGTCGGAGTGCACCGGGTCGATGGTCCAGGTCGAGGCGACGTACCCGGGCAGGTTGGTGGTGGACGTGCTCATGTGTTCGGTGCTCCTGGTTCGATCGGCATGGCTGAAGTTCACGGGGCGTTCACTTGGTTGAGCCCTCAACAATCACTGTAGCGCAGTTTAGTTGAGTGCTCAACCAGGAGTACTATGGGTGTCATGCCGGAATCTCCCCGTTGGCTCAGCGAGCACGAGCAGCGCGTGTGGCGCGACTTCTCCGCGGCCTTCGACATGTTCCGGGCACATGTCGAAGGCCAGCTCCAGCATGAGTCCGGGATGCCGCACACCTACTACGAAGTGCTGGTCAAGCTGTCCGAGGCGCCAGGCCACACCCTGCGGATGAGCGAGCTCGCCGAAGCGTCGCGTTCGTCGCGGAGCCGTCTTTCGCACGCCGTCGCCAGGCTCGAAGCCAACGGCTGGGTCCGGCGCGAATCGTGCCCCACCGACAAGCGCGGCGCTTGGGCGTCGCTCACCACCGAGGGCTTCGCGGTGCTCGAAGCCGCCGCTCCCGGGCACGTCGAGGCCGTCCGGCAGGGCTTGTTCGACGCGCTCACCCCCGAGCAGGTCACGGCGCTGGGGGAGATCAGCGCGGCCGTTCTCGGGCAGCTCGCGCCCCGGTGCGAGGCGGCGAAGGCGGCCGAGGAAGAGGCCTGCCGGCAGGCGGGGGAATGCGAGGCGGACGAGGCTCCCGGCGCGCCGGGGACAGTGCGTAACGGGACGCGGAGTGCCGCCTTATAGGCTTCGGACGCCCCGTCCGCTCATCTTCGCCAGGACCGATGCTCAACATCTTCGCGCGTGCCTCCGTCTCCCGCGTCACCGATCCCATCGGCGCGGCGCTGCTGCGCGCCGGTCTCACCCCGAACGTGATGACGGTTCTCGGCACCGCGGGCGCGATCGCGTGCGCGCTGGTGTTCTTCCCCAACGGCTGGCTGCTCACCGGCACCTTCACCGTGTGGGGCTTCGCGATGCTCGACCTGCTTGACGGGGCGATCGCCAGGGCGAGGGGGCACGGCACGCCGTTCGGGGCGGTGCTCGACGCCACCTGTGACCGGCTGGTCGACGGCGCCCTGTTCGCCGCGATCGCCTGGTGGTGTTTTGTGCACGACCAGAACCACCGCGCCGCGGCCGCCGCCCTGATCTGCCTGGTGCTGGCCCAGGTCATCTCGTACGTGAAGGCGCGCGCGGAGGCGTCCGGGCTGGAGGCGGACGGCGGTCTCGTCGAACGCGCGGAGCGGCTCATCATCGCGCTCGTCGGAACCGGTCTGCACGGGCTCGGCGTGCCGTACGCGGTCGAAGTGTCCTTGTGGTTGCTCGCGGTGCTGTCGGTGATCACCTTGCTGCAGCGCCTGCTCGAGGTGGCCAGGTCGGCACGGGAGCGCGTCGAAGGACGAGGGGAGGGGGAACGGACATGAGTGGTCTGTCCGAACGCGTCGCCGATCTCAGCTACGCGGCGGGCTGGCGGTTGAGCCGGTTCGTGCCGGGGGCCGCGTTCTCGCTCGGCGCGGACATCGCCGCGCGCCGAGGGGGAGCCGGGGTGCAGCAGCTCCGGCGCAACCTCGCGCGGGTCGTCCCGCAGGCGGACGACACCGAGCTGGACGACCTGACCCGCCGGGCGATGCGCTCGTACGCGCGGTACTGGCACGAGGCGTTCCGGCTGCCGTCGATGAACCTGAAGAAGGTCGCCGACAACGTGTGGCAGACCGTCAGCGGGGTGGAAAATCTCGACGCGGCGCTCGCCGAGGGCAACGGCGCGGTGCTCGCGCTCGCCCACACCGGCAACTGGGACGTCGCGGGTGTCTGGCTCAACTCCCACTCCGGGCGGTTCACCACCGTGGTGGAGCGGCTGAAACCGGAGTCGCTGTACCGGCGGTTCGTCGCCTACCGCGAATCGCTCGGGTTCGAGATCATGCCGCTGACCGGGTCCAGCGCCGCGTTTCGCCTGCTGTTGCAGCGTTTGCGGGAGAACAAGGTCGTCTGCCTGCTCAGCGACCGCGATCTCACCCCCGGCGGCCTCGAGGTCACCTTCTTCGGCGAACAGACCAAAATGGCGCCCGGCCCGGCGAGGCTCGCGGCCACCACCGGCGCCGCGCTCATCCCGGTCGGCTGCTGGTACACCGAGGACGGCTGGCAGCTCCGCCTGCACCCGCGGATCAGGGTCAATCACCGCACCGAGGTCCCCGCTGCCACACAGGCGCTGGCCGACGTGTTCGCCGGCGACATCGCCGCGCACCCCACCGACTGGCACATGCTGCAGAAGTTCTGGCTCTCGGACTTCGCCGACCCCGAGCCCGCCCGCCTCGGGGAGGCGGAAGGCGCATGAAGATCGGGATCGTCTGCCCGTATTCGCTCGACGTCCCCGGTGGTGTGCAAGGCCATGTGATGGACCTTGCCAAGGCGCTGCTCGCGCGCGGGCACGAGATCTCGGTGCTGGCGCCCGCGGACGAAGGCGCGGACCTGCCGCCGTTCGTGCACCCGGCGGGCAAGGCGCTCGGCATCCCCTACAACGGATCGGTGGCGCGCCTGCAGTTCGGCCCGGTCTCGTACGCGCGCGTGCGCCGCTGGCTGCGCGAGAACGCCTTCGACGTGCTGCACCTGCACGAGCCCACCGCGCCCAGCCTTTCCATGCTCGCCCTCAAGGTCGCCGACGGTCCCATCGTGGCGACCTTTCACACGTCCACGCCGCGCTCGCGGACGCTGTCCGCGTTCCAGCCGGTGCTGCGGCCGCTGTTGGAGAAGATCACCGCCAGGATCGCGGTGTCCGCGCTCGCGCGCCGCGTCCAGGTCGAGCACGCCGGCGGTGACGCGGTGGAGGTCCCCAACGGCGTCGACGTCGAGTTCTTCTCCCGCGCCGTCCCGCTCGACGGGTACCCGAGGGCAGGCGGGACCGTCGGGTTCGTCGGCCGGTTCACCGAGCCCCGCAAAGGGATGGCCGTGCTCCTGGACGCGTTGCGCCGGATCCTGCCGGACTTCCCCGAACTGCGGCTGCTGGTGGTCGGCCGCGGCGACGGCGACGACCTGAAGCGGGAAGCGGGCCCCGAACTCGCTTCGCGCATCGAACTGCTCGGCCAGGCCGACGACGAGACCAAGGCGCGCGCGTTGCGCAGCGTCGACGTGTACTGCGCGCCGAACACCGGCGGCGAGAGCTTCGGCATGATCCTGACCGAGGCGATGGCCGCGGGCACGCCGGTGCTCGCGAGCGCACTCGATTCGTTCCGGCGGGTGCTCGACGACGGGAACGCCGGGGTGCTCACGCCCACCGGTGACGCGGGTGCGCTGGCCGACGCGCTCGCGGAGCTGCTCGGCGATCCGACCCGGCGGGCGTCGCTCGCGGCCGCGGCGGGGGAGCGGGTGGCGATGTTCGACTGGCCGGTCGTGGCGACGCAGGTGCTGCGCGTCTACGAGGCCGCGGTGGCGGCCGATCCGCGCCGGGTGAGCGCCGGTGACCAGCCGGAAGCCGCGCAGTGAGCGGGTTCGCGCTGGTCGTCGCGCTCGCCGCGCTGGTGGTCGTGCTCAGCGGGCTGTTCCTCGTCGCGACGGCGAACCGGCTCGATCGCCTGCACGTCCGCACCGACGCCGCGTGGGCCGCGCTGGACGCCGCCCTGGCGCGCCGGGCCGTGGTCGCCCGCGCGGTCGCCGCGGGCGCGTTGAGCGGTGAAGAAGCGTCGACGCTGAGCGTGGCCGCGGAAACCGCCGAAAAGGCCCCTCGTGGTGAGCGGGAAGCCGAGGAGAACGAGCTGACGCGCCTGCTCGCCCTCGTCCGGCGCGAGGACCTGCCGAAACCACTCGCCGACGAGCTGACCGACGCCGAGCACCGCGTGGTGATCGCGCGCCGGGTGCACAACGACGCGGTGCGGGACACGCTCGCGCTGCGGCGGCGCCGCAAGGTCCGCTACTTCCGGCTCGCGGGCACCGCGCCGCTGCCCGAGTACTTCGAGATCGCCGAACCCGAGGTCTGACACACTGCGGGCATGACCGATCCCTGCGCCGTCGCCCACGGCGGAGCCGCGTCGTCCGCCGCGGACCGCGTGCTCGTCGCGGTCTTCGACTCCCCGGTCGCCGCGTACCTGCTCCGCTACGCCGAAGACCTCGGCTACGAAACGGTTTTGGTGGATCCGGCGGGCGAAACCACCGCGATCCCCGCGCTCGACGAGCGCGCCGACGTGGTCGTGACCGACCACCACCGCCCGGAACTGGGCGAGCTGCTGCGCGCCGCGCTGGCGCAGCCCGCGCGCTGGATCGGCGTGCTCGGGAACCCGCGCCACCCCGGTCCGCACGTCGAGGCGCTGCGGGCGCTCGGCGTGCCGGACGAGGGGATCGCGCGGGTGCACCGGCCCGTGGGGCTCAACATCGGCTCGCGAACGCCGCCCGAGATCGCGATCGCGACGCTGGCGGGCTTGCTCGCGAACCGCAACGGCAGGCCGGGCGGCTTCGACTTCCCCGTGCACTGACGACCCCGGAATCGGGCGAACGGATCCGTTCGCGCGCCAAGGGGAGCCCTTGATTCAACATTACCGCGAGGGGCCGACAGTTTCGGCGCGGCGCAAGGTTTTCCGACGCGAGGTTTCCGGCACAAGGGTTTCCCGCACAAGGGGTTTCCGCCGCGATCCCGCCGGAAACCCCTTGCGGTGCCTCAGGTGCGCACTCCTTCCGGGAGCGGTTCGAAACGGGCGTGGTGCCGGGTGAACGTCGCGGTGCCCGAGGTCAGCGAGCGCAGGTCGATCGCGTACCGCAGCAGTTCGGTCGCGGGGACCTCCGCCTTGACGACGCTGCGCCCCTCGGCGACGGCTTCGGTGCCGAGAACCCGGCCCCGGCGCGAGGAAAGATCGCCGAGCACGGTGCCGAGGTGGTCGTCCGGCGCGATGACCACGACCTCCTCCAGCGGTTCGAGCAGCCGGATGCGCCCGTTCGCGGCGGCGTCCTTCAACGCGAGCGAGCCCGCGGTCTGGAACGCCGCGTCCGAGGAGTCGACGCTGTGCGCCTTGCCGTCCACGAGCGTGACCCGGACGTCGATCACCGGGTGCCCGTCGGCGAGCCCGCGCGCGAGCTGGGCACGCACGCCTTTCTCCACGCTCGGGATGAACTGGTGCGGCACCGCGCCGCCGACCACCTTGTCGACGAACTCGAACCCGGCACCGCGTTCGAGCGGCACGACCTCGATATCGCACACCGCGTACTGGCCGTGGCCGCCGGACTGCTTGACGTGCCGCCCGTGCCCCTTCGCCGGGCCCGCGAAGGTTTCCCGCAACGAGATCCGGACCGGCTCGGTGTCGATGTCGGCACCGCCCGCCCGCAGCCGGGACAACACGACGTCGGCGTGCGCTTCGCCCATGCACCACAGCACGAGCTGGCTCGTTTCCGCGTTGCGCTCCAGCCGCAGCGTCGGATCGCCCGCCACGAGCCTGGCGAGGTTGCGCGCGAGCGTGTCCTCGTCGCTGCGCGTCTTCGCGATGACGGCGACCGGCAGCAACGGCTCGGGCATCGTCCACGGGCGCATCAGGATCGGATCGTCCGGTGAGGACACCGTGTCGCCGGTCTCGGCCGAGCCGATCTTCGTCAGCGCGCACAGATCGCCTGCCACGCAATGGGAAACCTCGCGGAGGTTCGCGCCGAGCGGCGAGTACAGGTGCGCCACGCGCTCGTCCGCGTCGTGGTCCTCGTGGCCGCGCTCGGCGAGCCCGTGGCCCGAAACGTGCACGGGCCGTTCCGGCCGCAGCGTGCCGGAGAAGACGCGCACGAGCGAAACCCTGCCGACGTAGGAGTCCGCGGCGGTGCGGACGACCTCGGCGACGAGCGGTCCGTCCGGATCGGCCTTCAGCGGCGCGTGCGCCGAGCCGTCGGGCGCGGTGACCTCGGGCAGCGGATGTTCCAGCGGGGACGGGAAAGCGCGCGCCATGCCGTCGAGCACCTCGGTGAGCCCGACGCCGGTGGTCGCGCACACCGGGATCACCGGGTGGAAGCTGCCGTGGGCGACGGCGGTTTCGAGATCGGAGATGAGCGTGGCCTCGGCAATGTCCTCGCCCGCGAGGTACCGGTCCATCAGGGTCTCGTCCTCGCTCTCGGCGATGATCCCTTCGATCAGTTCGTCGCGGGCGGTGGCGATCCGGTCGAGGTCGGCGTCGTCGGGATCGGTCACGGTGGCGGGGAGCCCGTTCGCGTAGTCGTAGTAGCGGCGCGTGATGAGGCCGATGAGCCCCGGTTTCCCGCCGCTCGCGGGAAGGTACAGCGGGAGCACGCCCGCGCCGAACGCTTCCTGGCACGCGGCGATTTCCGCGTCGGCGTCGGCGCGCGCGTGATCGAGCCTGGCGATCACCACGGCCCTCGGCATGCCCACCGCGGCGCACTCGGCCCATACCGCGGCGGTCGCGGCGTCCACGCCCTCGGCCGCGCAGACCACGAACAACGCCGCGTCCGCCGCGCGCAGGCCCGCGCGCAGTTCGCCGACGAAGTCCGCGTACCCGGGGGTGTCGATGAGGTTGATCTTGACGTCGCCGTGGAGCAGCGGTGCCACCGAAAGCCCGACCGAACGCTGCTGCCGCACCGCCGCGGGATCGTGGTCGCACACGGTCGTGCCCTCGACGACCGAGCCAGCCCTCGGCACCGTCCCGGACGCGGCGAGCAGCGCTTCGGTCAGCGTGGTCTTGCCCGAGCCGGACGGCCCGACCAGCACCACGTTGCGGACCTTGGCCGGGTCGTCGACAGCGACCGCGGCCCCGGACTCGGTACTCCTTGCCTGTTTGTCAGCCATGACGGCTCCTCGGCTCGGCGGGGGAGGGCCCCGCGAGTTCGCGCACGTCCGTGGCTCGATCGATGGCGCGTCCACCGTTGACGGGCGCCTTGTGTCCCCGATCACACACCCGTCACCCGGTGTGGGCAAGACCGAGCGCGCGGTCGCACCCCCTCGGACGAGAACTGCCGATAAGTGGACTGCTGAGATCGGCTTGTACTGGCCTGTGGCACCGGTCCAAAGCCGACGTAGCATCGAATGGACCGCAGTTCTTCCCAGAAAGGCCCTTGCCGTGTCTGACGTCCAGCCCACCGCAACCCCCGCCGCGACCGGCACCGCCCGCGTCAAGCGCGGGATGGCCGAGATGCTCAAGGGCGGGGTGATCATGGACGTGGTCACCGCCGAGCAGGCGAAGATCGCCGAGGACGCCGGCGCCGTCGCCGTGATGGCGCTCGAACGCGTGCCCGCCGACATCAGGGCGCAGGGCGGTGTCGCCAGGATGAGCGACCCCGACCTGATCGACGGCATCATCGAAGCCGTTTCCATCCCCGTCATGGCGAAGGCGCGCATCGGGCACTTCGTCGAGGCGCAGGTGCTCCAGTCGCTCGGCGTGGACTACATCGACGAGTCCGAGGTGCTTACCCCGGCCGACTACGCCAACCACATCGACAAGTGGGCGTTCACCGTGCCGTTCGTGTGCGGTGCGACGAACCTCGGCGAGGCGCTGCGCCGCATCAACGAGGGCGCCGCGATGATCAGGTCGAAGGGCGAGGCCGGTACCGGCGACGTCTCGAACGCGACCACGCACATGCGGAAGATCCGTGCCGAGATCCGCCGCCTCACCTCGCTGCCCGAGGACGAGCTTTTCGTTGCGGCGAAAGAACTTCAGGCGCCCTACGAGCTCGTCAAGGAGATCGCGGAGAAGGGCAAGCTCCCGGTCGTGCTGTTCACCGCGGGCGGGATCGCGACCCCCGCCGACGCCGCGATGATGATGCAGCTCGGCGCCGAAGGCGTGTTCGTCGGCTCCGGCATCTTCAAGTCCGGCAACCCCGCGGAGCGCGCCGCCGCGATCGTCAAGGCCACCACCTTCCACGACGACCCCGACGTGCTCGCGAAGGTCTCGCGTGGCCTGGGCGAAGCGATGGTCGGGATCAACGTCGACGACGTCCCGGAGCCGCACCGCCTCGCCGAACGCGGCTGGTGAATCTCCGGCCCTCGCAACGCCTCTGAAGGTGGCCATCACGGCATTGAATGCCGTGATGGCGGCCTTCAGTGCATAACGACTCGTTCAGGGGTGTTCGGAGATTTCGACGGCGCGCGTGTCGGGTTCGAGTGCTTCGAAGATGTGCGGTACGTCGCCGGGGTAGCAGATGTAGTCGCCGGGGAACAGTTCGGCGGGATCCTCCGTCGGCCCGACGAGCGCGCGTCCGGTGCACAGCGTGATGTGCTCGACGACCCCTCGTATGTGCGGATCGGACCGCCGCGGCGCGCCGGGCTGCGCGACCACCTGGTACAGGTCCCGTTGCATGCCGGGCGGGCACGAGGCGAGCAGCGTGCAGGCGTAGTTCGCGCGCTCGGCGAACACCCGCGGGCCCTCGCCGGACCGGATCACCCGAACCTGGGGGCGCGGCGGTTCGACGAGCCGGGAGAACTGCACGTCGAGTGCGACGCCGAGCGCCCACAGGGTTTCCACGCTCGGGTTGCCGGTCGCGGATTCGAGCTGGGACAACGTGGACTTCGCGATCCCGGCCTTGCGCGCCAGCTCGGTGAGCGAGAGCCCGGCGCGTGCCCGCTCCCGCCGAAGCGAGGCCGCGATGGTTTCCAGCGGCGCCCCGCGTTGCTGTTCCTCGCTCGGCGGCAGGTGCCCGTGATCGGTCATGTGCGTGCTCCGTGGCGTCGTTCGGTAGGCCGGACCGTTTGTTCTCCTTGACGAACGGCACCGACATGTTCATCATACGATGCTATGCGTTCGATTTGGCGAACCCTCGGCCCGGACCTGGCCAGGGACATCGGCCTCGTGTGCCTCGCGGACTGCCTCGTCGGGCTCTCCTACGGGATGCTCGCGGTCAGTTCCGGCTTCGAGATCTGGGTGCCCATGATGCTGTCGCTGCTGGTCTTCGCCGGGGTATCGCAGTTCCTGTTCATCGGGATGATCGCCGCGGGCGGCAACCCGATCGCGGCGGTCGTGGCCGGGCTGCTGGTGAACACGCGTCACGTCCCGTTCGGCTTCGCGGTCGCGGACCTGCTCGGCAAGGGAGCCTTCCGGCGGATCGCGGGCAGTCACCTGATGATCGACGAGAACGTGGCGTTCGCGCTCGCTCAGAAGGACGCCGAACGACGGCGGGCCGCGTACTGGGCTTGCGGGATCGGGTTGTTCGTCTGCTGGAACCTCGGCGTGGTCGTCGGCGCGTTCGCGGGCACGGCGATCACCGACACCGACGCGTTCGGGCTCGACGCGGCCTTTCCCGTCGTGCTGCTCGCGCTGGTGCTGCCTTCGCTGAAGGACCGCGACACCCGGCTCGCCGCGCTGATCGGCGTGGTGATCGCGCTCGCGACGACTTTCTTCCTGCCCGCCGGACTGCCGGTGCTGTGCGCGCTCGCGGGTGTGCTCGTAGTGCTGCGCAAGGCGAAGACCCCAGAGGAGGCTGTCGCGTGATCATCGCCCCGCTCACGCTCGTCCTGTGCGCCGTCGTACTTGCCGCGGGCACGTTCGCGTTCCGGTTCGCCGGGCCCGCATTGCGGTCGCGCGTAACGCTTTCCCCGCGCTCGGAGAAGATCATGGCGACCGCGGCCGTGGTCCTGCTCGCCGCCGTGGTCGCGACGGCTTCGCTCACCGAGGACCAGTCGTTCGCCGGGATCGCCCGCCCCGCGGGGGTGCTCGTCGGCGGTGTGCTCGCGTGGCGGAAGGCGCCGTTCCCGCTCGTCGTGATCGCCGCCGCCGCGACGGCCGCGCTGCTGCGGCTGATCGGCGTTTCCTAGCGCGGAGTCCGTCAGCGCAGGGCGTCCACGGTAGGGGGCACCTCCGCCTTGCGCCGGTGCTCGAACAACAGGTTCGTGTGCACCTCGGCCACTTCGCGGCGGGTGGTGTAGGAGTCGAGCAGCAGCCGTTGCAGATGCGCCGCGTCGGCCACCGCCACGTGCACGAGGAAGTCCTCGGGGCCAGCCACGTGCGACACCGAGACGGTTTCCGGCATGCCGAGCACGAACTCCATGAACACCTGCACCACGGCCCTGGTGTGCGGGCGGATCCGCACCGCGACCACCGCCTGCAGCGGCCTGCCGAGCGCGCCGAGCGACACCTCCGCCCGGTAGCCGCTGATCACCCCGGACTCCCGCAGCGCGCGATGCCGCACGAGGCAGGTCGACGGCGCCACGTTGACCAGTGCCGCCAGGTCCTTGTTCGGCAGCCGCGCGTCGTTCTGCAGGGCCGCCAGAATCGCGACGTCGATCGCATCCAGCACGAAACTTCCTTCCGGTTGCCGAAGATGCTTTCGAAGATGCCCTAGATCACCGCGTTCCGTCCAGCATTGGCCCCGCAGATGTGAATCGAGGAGGTAGCGGTGACGGGTGTCAGGACGCGTGCGGTGCACGGCGGCAAGGACGATTTGGGCGGGCTCGGCGTGCACGTCCCGCCGATCGACCTGTCCACCACCTACCCGGTGCCGGACCAAGCGGCGGGCGGGGCGGCGCTGGCCGACTGGGCCGACGGGCTCGCCGACGCCGCGTCGCCGGTGTACGCGCGGCTGCACAACCCGACGGTCGCGCGGTTCGAACGCGCGCTCGCCGATCTCGAAGGCGTCGAGTCCGCGGTGTCCTTCGCCAGCGGCATGGCTGCGATGACGGCCGTCCTCCAGGCGGCCTGCCTGATGCGCGGCCGCCCGCACGTGGTGGCCGTCCGCCCGCTCTACGGCGGCACGGACCACTTGCTGGCCACCGGGTTGCTCGGCACCGAGACCACCTACGCGCGAGCGGACGAGATCGAGGCGGCGATCCGGCCGGACACCGGGCTCGTCGTGCTGGAGACCCCGGCGAACCCGAACCTCGACCTGACCGACATCGCCGCCGTGGTGCGCGCCGCGGGCGAAGTCCCGGTGCTCGTCGACAACACCTTCGCGACCCCGGTACTGCAGAACCCGGCCGCGCACGGCGCCGCCTACGTCCTGCATTCGGGCACCAAGTACCTCGGCGGTCACGGTGACGTGCTCGGCGGTGTGGTCGCCTGCGCCGAGCCGCTCGCCGGTCCGCTGCGGCAGCTCCGGATCCTCACCGGCGCGGTGCTGCACCCGCTCGGCGGCTACCTGCTGCACCGCGGGCTCGCGACGCTGCCCTTGCGCGTCGAAGCGGCCACGCGCACGGCGTCGGAGCTGGCGATGAGGCTCGCCGAGCACCCCGCCGTGGACTCGGTGCGGTACCCGGGGCTCACCGGCGGGCCGCTGCTCGGCACGCAGTTGCGGGAGCCCGGCGCGATGCTCGCCTTCGAGCCGGTCGGTGACCCGTACGCCGTGGTCGGCAAGCTCGGTCTGGTCACGCCCGCGGTCAGCCTCGGCTCGGTCGACACGCTCATCGAGCACCCCGGCGCGCTGACCCACCGGCTGGTCGGCGAGTCCGACCGCGAAGCGTGCGGAGTTCCGTCGAGCCTGCTGCGGGTCTCGGTCGGGCTCGAGGACGTCGACGACCTCTGGGACGACCTCGAGCAGGCGCTGCGCGTCGCGGCGGCGGACCGCCCCCGGGGTGAGCGTCGCTGACCTGCGCATTAGGCTTGTGCGGTTGCCTTAGCTGACGGAGGTGCCGGTGGACAGGCCAGTGGTCGGAGTGCTCGCGCTGCAGGGGGACGTGCGCGAGCACCTCGCCATGCTGACCGGTGCGGGCGCCACCGCGCTGCCCGTCCGGCGCCCGGCCGAACTGTCCGAAGTGGACGGTCTGGTGCTGCCGGGCGGCGAGTCCACCACGATGTCGCGCCTGCTCGAAACGTTCGAGCTGCTCGAACCGCTGCGCGAGCGCATCGCGGCCGGGCTGCCCGCGTTCGGGTCGTGCGCGGGCATGATCCTGCTCGCGCGCGAAGTGCTCGACGGCAGGCCGGATCAGCGCCAGCTCGGCGGGCTCGACGTCGTCGTGCGCCGCAACGCCTTCGGGCGGCAGGTCGACTCGTTCGAGTCCGACCTGGACTTCGCCGGTCTCGGCGCACCGGGCGAGGCGCCGCTGCACGCCGTCTTCATCCGCGCGCCGTGGGTCGAGCGGACCGGCGACGGCGTCGAAGTGCTCGCACGGGTACCGGACACCCCTGCCGCCGGGGACGCTGCCGCTAGGATCGTCGCGGTCAGGCAGGGAGCAGTGCTCGCCACCGCGTTCCACCCGGAGCTCACGGGGGACGAGCGCGTGCACCGGCTGTTCGTCGGCATGGTACGAGACCGCGTTCCCGCGTAGAAGCAGTTGGAGGAGAGATGAGCGGCCACTCCAAGTGGGCCACCACCAAGCACAAGAAGGCCAACCTCGACGCGAAGCGCGGCAAGCTCTTCGCGAGGTTGATCAAGAACATCGAGGTGGCGGCGCGCACCGGCGGCAGTGACCCCGACGGGAACCCGACTCTCTACGACGCGATCGCCAAGGCCAAGCGCAACTCGGTTCCCGCGGACAACATCGAGCGCGCGCGCAAGCGCGGCGGCGGCGAGGAAGCGGGCGGCGCGGACTGGCAGACGATCACCTACGAGGGCTACGGCCCCAACGGTGTCGCGGTGCTGATCGAGTGCCTGACCGACAACAAGAACCGGGCCGCGATGGAGGTGCGCACCGCCTTGACGCGCAACAACGGTTCGCTCGCCGACCCGGGTTCGGTCGCCTACCTGTTCAACCGCAAGGGTGTCGTGCTCATGCCGAAGAACGACCTGAGCGAGGACGACGTGCTGATGGCCGTTCTCGACGCCGGCGCCGAAGAGGTCAACGATCTCGGCGAGAGCTTCGAGATCATCTCCGAGGCGACCGATCTGGTCGCGGTGCGGAAAGCCTTGCAGGAAGCCGAATACGACTACGAGTCGGCGGACATGAGCTTCCTGCCGTCGATGACCGTGGCGCTCGAAGCCGACGGTGCCAAGAAGGTGTTCAACCTGATCGACGCGCTCGAGGACTGCGACGACGTCCAGAACGTGTATGCGAACTTCGACGTG is part of the Amycolatopsis sp. CA-230715 genome and encodes:
- a CDS encoding Lrp/AsnC family transcriptional regulator — translated: MLDAIDVAILAALQNDARLPNKDLAALVNVAPSTCLVRHRALRESGVISGYRAEVSLGALGRPLQAVVAVRIRPHTRAVVQVFMEFVLGMPETVSVSHVAGPEDFLVHVAVADAAHLQRLLLDSYTTRREVAEVHTNLLFEHRRKAEVPPTVDALR
- the pdxT gene encoding pyridoxal 5'-phosphate synthase glutaminase subunit PdxT; protein product: MPVDRPVVGVLALQGDVREHLAMLTGAGATALPVRRPAELSEVDGLVLPGGESTTMSRLLETFELLEPLRERIAAGLPAFGSCAGMILLAREVLDGRPDQRQLGGLDVVVRRNAFGRQVDSFESDLDFAGLGAPGEAPLHAVFIRAPWVERTGDGVEVLARVPDTPAAGDAAARIVAVRQGAVLATAFHPELTGDERVHRLFVGMVRDRVPA
- a CDS encoding XRE family transcriptional regulator, with amino-acid sequence MTDHGHLPPSEEQQRGAPLETIAASLRRERARAGLSLTELARKAGIAKSTLSQLESATGNPSVETLWALGVALDVQFSRLVEPPRPQVRVIRSGEGPRVFAERANYACTLLASCPPGMQRDLYQVVAQPGAPRRSDPHIRGVVEHITLCTGRALVGPTEDPAELFPGDYICYPGDVPHIFEALEPDTRAVEISEHP
- a CDS encoding trans-sulfuration enzyme family protein, whose protein sequence is MTGVRTRAVHGGKDDLGGLGVHVPPIDLSTTYPVPDQAAGGAALADWADGLADAASPVYARLHNPTVARFERALADLEGVESAVSFASGMAAMTAVLQAACLMRGRPHVVAVRPLYGGTDHLLATGLLGTETTYARADEIEAAIRPDTGLVVLETPANPNLDLTDIAAVVRAAGEVPVLVDNTFATPVLQNPAAHGAAYVLHSGTKYLGGHGDVLGGVVACAEPLAGPLRQLRILTGAVLHPLGGYLLHRGLATLPLRVEAATRTASELAMRLAEHPAVDSVRYPGLTGGPLLGTQLREPGAMLAFEPVGDPYAVVGKLGLVTPAVSLGSVDTLIEHPGALTHRLVGESDREACGVPSSLLRVSVGLEDVDDLWDDLEQALRVAAADRPRGERR
- a CDS encoding AzlC family ABC transporter permease, whose translation is MRSIWRTLGPDLARDIGLVCLADCLVGLSYGMLAVSSGFEIWVPMMLSLLVFAGVSQFLFIGMIAAGGNPIAAVVAGLLVNTRHVPFGFAVADLLGKGAFRRIAGSHLMIDENVAFALAQKDAERRRAAYWACGIGLFVCWNLGVVVGAFAGTAITDTDAFGLDAAFPVVLLALVLPSLKDRDTRLAALIGVVIALATTFFLPAGLPVLCALAGVLVVLRKAKTPEEAVA
- a CDS encoding YebC/PmpR family DNA-binding transcriptional regulator produces the protein MSGHSKWATTKHKKANLDAKRGKLFARLIKNIEVAARTGGSDPDGNPTLYDAIAKAKRNSVPADNIERARKRGGGEEAGGADWQTITYEGYGPNGVAVLIECLTDNKNRAAMEVRTALTRNNGSLADPGSVAYLFNRKGVVLMPKNDLSEDDVLMAVLDAGAEEVNDLGESFEIISEATDLVAVRKALQEAEYDYESADMSFLPSMTVALEADGAKKVFNLIDALEDCDDVQNVYANFDVSDEVLAEVG
- a CDS encoding AzlD domain-containing protein; this encodes MAPLTLVLCAVVLAAGTFAFRFAGPALRSRVTLSPRSEKIMATAAVVLLAAVVATASLTEDQSFAGIARPAGVLVGGVLAWRKAPFPLVVIAAAATAALLRLIGVS